One segment of Streptomyces sp. NBC_00576 DNA contains the following:
- a CDS encoding thioesterase domain-containing protein, with amino-acid sequence MRPPRKAPPPVARTFRAAMSGGHTVYVVHPGALAVEVYEGLANALPDGTGLTVLDLGAVPDYADAALTGGRAATTVEDLAALLLAALERSREQNGGTAGGSWSLAGWSFGGVLALATTGLMSAGRLPGRLVLLDSIAPVEEYKQPDDALRPDLLLSWFAMYLGAKRDRPVPLDLDRLAGCGTDDGLTAVLDTATAAGALLPGTPLPGLRKLYDTYVDGLLRNNRLTAPHRPGSAPLPLVLVQPERSLVPADPTLGWRPLAAHGLTTYRCPGDHYTMLARPDSLSVIAPLLQAS; translated from the coding sequence GTGCGGCCACCGCGTAAGGCTCCGCCGCCGGTCGCCCGTACGTTCCGCGCCGCCATGTCCGGCGGGCACACGGTGTACGTCGTCCATCCGGGCGCCCTCGCCGTCGAGGTGTACGAGGGACTCGCGAACGCACTGCCGGACGGCACGGGCCTCACCGTGCTCGACCTGGGCGCGGTCCCCGACTACGCGGACGCGGCGCTCACCGGAGGCCGGGCAGCGACCACCGTGGAGGACCTGGCGGCCCTGCTGCTGGCCGCGCTGGAGCGGTCGCGGGAGCAGAACGGCGGTACTGCGGGCGGAAGTTGGAGCCTGGCCGGCTGGTCCTTCGGCGGCGTGCTCGCCCTGGCGACGACCGGGCTGATGTCCGCCGGACGACTGCCCGGGCGCCTGGTGCTCCTCGACAGCATCGCCCCCGTCGAGGAGTACAAGCAGCCCGACGACGCCCTACGGCCGGATCTGCTGCTCAGCTGGTTCGCCATGTATCTGGGGGCCAAGCGGGACCGTCCGGTGCCGCTCGACCTGGACCGGCTGGCCGGGTGCGGGACCGACGACGGGCTGACTGCCGTTCTCGACACCGCGACCGCCGCCGGAGCGCTGCTGCCCGGCACGCCGCTGCCGGGTCTGCGCAAGCTCTACGACACGTACGTGGACGGCCTGTTGCGCAACAACCGGCTGACGGCACCGCACCGTCCCGGGTCCGCCCCGCTGCCCCTGGTGCTCGTACAGCCGGAACGCAGCCTCGTCCCGGCCGACCCGACGCTCGGCTGGCGCCCGCTCGCCGCGCACGGCCTCACCACGTACCGCTGCCCTGGCGACCACTACACGATGCTCGCCCGCCCGGACTCCCTCAGCGTGATCGCCCCGCTGCTCCAGGCGTCCTGA
- a CDS encoding AraC family transcriptional regulator, with product MAVTSLSEARARIPMDFAIAPHRLAYHQIMLVGSGTGDFTIDSTRYPCQAGSLLWIRPNQVIQFAAATNMEANLVMFTETFPLQLRAHLGVVDDVLRPCHWQLRDDELTAFRRVLALIQDEFERPDQGLGEDILKHLLAVALMHIGQICRSQRNDHREADTPSGENGELFLRFRRELEASYRTTRLVEDYAAALNCTPRTLSRACRIVAGASTKDLIDARVALEAKRLLAHTDLPVGSIARQLGFTEVTNFGKFFVRRVNMTPGTFRRGDDPQN from the coding sequence ATGGCCGTGACCTCGCTCAGCGAGGCGCGCGCGAGGATCCCCATGGACTTCGCCATCGCTCCCCACCGGCTCGCCTACCACCAGATCATGCTGGTCGGGTCGGGAACCGGCGACTTCACGATCGACTCCACGCGCTACCCGTGCCAGGCGGGCTCCCTGCTCTGGATCCGGCCGAACCAGGTGATCCAGTTCGCGGCGGCGACGAACATGGAAGCCAACCTCGTCATGTTCACCGAGACCTTCCCCCTGCAGCTGCGCGCCCACCTGGGAGTGGTCGACGATGTCCTGCGTCCCTGCCACTGGCAGCTCCGCGACGACGAGCTGACCGCTTTCCGGCGGGTACTGGCCCTGATACAGGATGAGTTCGAGCGGCCCGACCAGGGCCTCGGCGAGGACATCCTCAAGCATCTGCTGGCGGTCGCCCTGATGCACATCGGCCAGATCTGCCGCAGCCAGCGCAATGATCACCGGGAGGCCGACACCCCCTCCGGCGAGAACGGCGAGCTGTTCCTGCGTTTCCGGCGCGAGCTGGAGGCCTCCTACCGCACGACCCGACTGGTCGAGGACTACGCCGCAGCACTCAACTGCACGCCCCGCACCCTGTCCCGGGCCTGTCGCATCGTCGCCGGCGCCTCCACCAAGGACCTGATCGACGCCCGCGTCGCCCTGGAGGCGAAGCGCCTGCTGGCCCACACGGATCTTCCCGTCGGCAGCATCGCCCGCCAGCTCGGGTTCACCGAAGTCACGAACTTCGGCAAGTTCTTCGTGCGACGGGTGAATATGACACCCGGCACATTCCGGCGCGGCGACGATCCGCAGAATTAG
- a CDS encoding acyl carrier protein, whose protein sequence is MAEVSAREAQDWLIEKIAHRMGVPTGEISPEVYFDELDLDSTEALILAGEMENWLGFELSTTTLWYHPTVKDLAAYLAEECGRRAATA, encoded by the coding sequence ATGGCCGAAGTGAGCGCTCGTGAGGCCCAGGACTGGCTCATCGAGAAGATCGCCCACCGGATGGGCGTGCCGACGGGCGAGATCTCGCCCGAGGTGTACTTCGACGAACTCGACCTCGACTCGACCGAGGCGCTGATCCTCGCCGGCGAGATGGAGAACTGGCTCGGCTTCGAGCTGAGCACGACGACCCTCTGGTACCACCCGACGGTGAAGGACCTGGCTGCCTACCTGGCCGAGGAGTGCGGCCGTCGTGCGGCCACCGCGTAA